The following proteins come from a genomic window of Acipenser ruthenus chromosome 44, fAciRut3.2 maternal haplotype, whole genome shotgun sequence:
- the LOC117399033 gene encoding tenascin-X-like isoform X8: METTVKDHIIDTPNALDVGTEPPPPGEIKIDSVESDSVSLSWGSPENMDGIPHSFYITYSSSDRSHQDYITAPSNSTVISKLRPGREYTFTVTTVLENGTQSMPVSTAVCTKAHPPGEIKIDSVRSDSVSLSWDSPDNMEGIPHSFYITYSSSDRSHQDSITAPSNSTVISKLRPGREYTFTVITVLMKGTQSMPVSTAAWTKPSPNGEINIDSVGSDCVSVSWDSPDNMEGIPHSFYITYSSSDESHQDYITATSNSTVISKLRPGREYTFTVTTELENGIQSMPVSTAAWTKPSPPGVIKLDSVGSDSVSLSWESPEYMDGIPHSFHITYSSSDESQQDSITAPSNSTVISELRPGREYTFTVTTELENGIQSLPVSTYVCTKPPTGEITIDSMGCDYVSLSWDSPENMDGTPHSFYITYSTSDRSHHDSITAPSNSTVISELRPGRQYTFTLTTELENGTQSMPVSTAVCTKPSPPGEINIDSVEMDSVSLTWVSPDNMEGIPHSFYITYSSSDRGHQDSITAPSNSTVISELRPGREYTFTVTTVLENGTQSMTVSTAVCTKSPPPGEIKIDSVESDSVSLSWDNPDNMEGIPHSFYITYSSSDESHQDYITAPSNSTIISELRPGREYTFTVTTELENGTQSTPGSTAVCTKPSPPGEIKLDSVRSDSVSLSWESPENMDGIPHSFHITYSSSDRGHQDSITAPFNSSVISKLRPGREYTFTVTTELENGIQSLPVSTYVCTKPPPPGEIKIDSVESDSVSLSWDNPDNMDGIPHSFYITYSSSDESHQDYITAPSNSTIISELRPGREYTFTVTTELENGTQSTPVSTAVCTKPSPPGVIKLDSVGSDSVSLSWESPENMDGIPHSFHITYSSSDESQQDSITAPSNYTVISKLRPGREYTFTVTTELENGIQSLPVSTYVCTKPPTGEITIDSVGCDSVSLSWDSPENMDGTQHSFYITYSSSDRSHHDSITAPSNSTAISELRPGRQYTFTVTTELENGTQSMPVSTAVCTKPSPPGEINIDSVEMDSVSLTWVSPDNMEGIPHSFYITYSSSDRGHQDSITAPSNSTVISELRPGREYTFTVTTELENGTQSKPVSTAVCTSKDTFSTTQKPPPPGEVKIDSVESDSVSLSWGSPDNMEGIPHSFYITYSSSDKSHQDYITAPSNSTIISELRPGREYTFTVTTEQENGTQSTPVSTAVCTKPSPPGVIKLDSVGSDSVSLSWGSPENMDGIPHSFYITYSSSDRSHQDYITAPSNSTVISELRPGREYTFTVTTVLENGTQSMPVSTAVCTKPPPPGEIKLDSVRSDSVSLSWGSPDNMEGIPHSFYITYSSSDKSHQDYITAPSNSTIISELRPGREYTFTVTTEQENGTQSTPVSTAVCTKPSPPGVIKLDSVGSDSVSLSWGSPENMDGIPHSFYITYSSSDRSHQDYITAPSNSTVISELRPGREYTFTVTTVLENGTQSMPVSTAVCTKPSPPGEIKLDSVRSDSVSLSWESPENMDGIPHSFHITYSRSDESQQDSITAPSNSTVISKLRPGREYTFTVTTELENGILSLPVSTYVCTKPPPPGKVKIDSVESDSVSLSWGSPDNMEGIPHSFYITYSSSDESHQDYITAPSNSTIISELRPGREYTFTVTTELENGTQSMPVSAAVYTKPSPPGEIKIDSMGSDSASLRWDSPENMDGIPHSFYITYSSSDESHQDSITAPSKSTVNPKMRPGREYTFTVPIELENGTQSMPVSTAVWTKPPPPGEIKIDSVESDSVSLSWDNPDNMDGIPHSFYITYSSSDESHQDYITAPSNSTVISELRPGREYTFTVTTELENGTQSMPVSTAVCTNPSPPGEIKTDSVEMDSLSLSWGSPDNMDGIPHSFHITYSSSDRSHQDSITAPSNSTVISKLRPGREYTFTVTTVLENGTQSMPASTAVCTKPSPPGEIKIDSVGSDSVSLNWDSPDNMDGIPHSFYITHSSSDESQQDSITAPSNSTVISKLRPGREYTFTVTTVLENGTQSMPVSTAVCTRKDTFSTTQKPPPPGEIKIDSVESDSVSLSWGSPDNMDEIPHTFYITYSSSDESHQDSITAPSNSTVISKLRPGREYTFTVTTELENGTQSMPVSTAVCTKPPPPVDIKIESVGSDSVFLSWDSPHIMDGIPHSFYMIYSISDRSHQDSITAPSNSTAMLRPGTEYTFTITTELENGIQSMPTVIYIIISKLRPGREYTFTVTTELENGTQSMPVSTAVCTKPAPPGEIKIDSVESDSVSLSWGSPDNMDEIPHTFYITYSSSDESHQDYITAPSNSTVISKLRPGREYTFTVTTELENGIQSLPVSTYVCTKPSTGEIKIDSVGSDSVSLSWDSPDNINIDGIPHSFYITYSSSDSSHQDSITAPSNSTVISKLRPGREYTFTVTTELENGTQSMPVSTAVCTSKDTFSTTQKPPPPGEVKIDSLESDSVSLSWGSPDNMDGIPHSFYITYSSSDKSHQDSITAPSNSTVISKLRPGREYTFTVTTELENGTQSMPVSTAVCTNPSPPGEIKTDSVEMDSLSLSWDSPENMGGIPHSFYITYSSSDRSHQDSITAPSNSTVISKLRPGREYTFTVTTELENGIQSMPVSTAVCTKPLQAQCCGVKTKHYICCM, translated from the exons ATGGAGACGACGGTGAAGGACCACATTATAGACACGCCCAACGCCCTGGACGTTGGCACTG AACCACCCCCTCCTGGAGagataaagatagactcagtggaaagcgactctgtttctctgagctggggcagtcCAGAAAATATGGATGGGATCCCACACAGCTTTTACATTACCTACTCTAGCTCTGATAGGAGTCACCAAGACTACATCACTgcaccctccaattccactgtcatctctaagctaagacctgggagagagtacaccttcacagtcaccacagtgcTGGAGAATGGGACCCAAAGCATGCCTGTTTCAACAGCTGTCTGCACAA AAGCACATCCTCCAGGAGagataaagatagactcagtCAGAAGCGACTCTGTTTCTCTGAGCTGGGACAGTCCTGACAATATGGAAGGGATCCCACACAGCTTTTACATTACCTACTCTAGCTCTGATAGGAGTCACCAAGACTCCATCACTGCACCCTCTaattccactgtcatctctaagctgagacctgggagagagtacaCCTTCACAGTCATCACAGTGCTGATGAAAGGGACCCAGAGCATGCCTGTTTCAACAGCTGCCTGGACAA AACCGTCTCCTAATGGAGAGATAAATATAGACTCAGTGGGAAGTGACTGTGTTTCTGTGAGCTGGGACAGTCCTGACAATATGGAAGGGATCCCACACAGCTTTTACATTACCTACTCTAGCTCTGATGAGAGTCACCAAGACTACATCACTGCAACTTCCAATTCCACTGTCATATCTAagctgagacctgggagagagtacaccttcacagtcaccacagagcTGGAGAATGGGATCCAGAGCATGCCTGTTTCAACAGCTGCCTGGACaa AACCGTCTCCTCCTGGAGTGATAAAGTTAGACTCAGTGGGAAGTGACTCTGTTTCTCTGAGCTGGGAGAGTCCAGAATATATGGATGGGATCCCACATAGTTTTCACATTACCTACTCTAGCTCTGATGAGAGTCAGCAAGACTCCATCACTgcaccctccaattccactgtcatctctgAGCTAagacctgggagagagtacaccttcacagtcaccacagagcTGGAGAATGGGATCCAGAGCTTGCCTGTTTCAACATATGTCTGCACAA AACCGCCTACTGGAGAGATAACGATAGACTCAATGGGATGCGACTATGTTTCTCTGAGCTGGGACAGTCCTGAAAATATGGATGGGACCCCACACAGCTTTTACATTACCTACTCTACCTCTGATAGGAGTCACCACGACTCCATCACTgcaccctccaattccactgtcatctctgAGCTGAGACCTGGGAGACAGTACACCTTCACACTCACCACAGAACTGgagaatgggacccagagcaTGCCTGTTTCAACAGCTGTTTGCACaa AACCGTCTCCTCCTGGAGAGATAAACATAGACTCAGTGGAAATGGATTCTGTTTCTCTGACTTGGGTCAGTCCTGACAATATGGAAGGGATCCCACACAGTTTTTACATTACCTACTCTAGCTCTGATAGGGGTCACCAAGACTCCATCACTgcaccctccaattccacagTCATCTCTGagctgagacctgggagagagtacaccttcacagtcaccacagtgctggagaatgggacccagagcaTGACAGTTTCAACAGCTGTCTGCACAA AATCACCCCCTCCTGGAGagataaagatagactcagtggAAAGCGACTCTGTTTCTCTGAGCTGGGACAATCCTGACAATATGGAAGGAATCCCACACAGCTTTTACATTACCTACTCTAGCTCTGATGAGAGTCACCAAGACTACATCACTGCACCCTCCAATTCCACTATCATCTCTGagctgagacctgggagagagtacaccttcacagtcaccacagagctggagaatgggacccagagcaCGCCAGGTTCAACAGCTGTttgcacaa AACCGTCTCCTCCTGGAGAGATAAAGTTAGACTCAGTCAGAAGTGACTCTGTTTCTCTGAGCTGGGAGAGTCCAGAAAATATGGATGGGATCCCACATAGTTTTCACATTACCTACTCTAGCTCTGATAGGGGTCACCAAGACTCCATCACTGCACCATTCAATTCCTCTGTCATCTCTAagctgagacctgggagagagtacaCCTTCACTGTCACCACAGAGCTGGAGAATGGGATCCAGAGCTTGCCTGTTTCAACATATGTCTGCACAA AACCACCCCCTCCTGGAGagataaagatagactcagtggAAAGCGACTCTGTTTCTCTGAGCTGGGACAATCCTGACAATATGGATGGGATCCCACACAGCTTTTACATTACCTACTCTAGCTCTGATGAGAGTCACCAAGACTACATCACTGCACCCTCCAATTCCACTATCATCTCTGagctgagacctgggagagagtacaccttcacagtcaccacagagctggagaatgggacccagagcaCGCCAGTTTCAACAGCTGTTTGCACaa AACCGTCTCCTCCTGGAGTGATAAAGTTAGACTCAGTGGGAAGTGACTCTGTTTCTCTGAGCTGGGAGAGTCCAGAAAATATGGATGGGATCCCACATAGTTTTCACATTACCTACTCTAGCTCTGATGAGAGTCAGCAAGACTCCATCACTGCACCCTCCAATTACACTGTCATCTCAAAActgagacctgggagagagtacaccttcacagtcaccacagagcTGGAGAATGGGATCCAGAGCTTGCCTGTTTCAACATATGTCTGCACAA AACCGCCTACTGGAGAGATAACGATAGACTCAGTGGGATGCGACTCTGTTTCTCTGAGCTGGGACAGTCCTGAAAATATGGATGGGACCCAACACAGCTTTTACATTACCTACTCTAGCTCTGATAGGAGTCACCACGACTCCATCACTgcaccctccaattccactgCCATCTCTGAGCTAAGACCTGGGAGACAGTACaccttcacagtcaccacagaactggagaatgggacccagagcaTGCCTGTTTCAACAGCTGTTTGCACaa AACCGTCTCCTCCTGGAGAGATAAACATAGACTCAGTGGAAATGGATTCTGTTTCTCTGACTTGGGTCAGTCCTGACAATATGGAAGGGATCCCACACAGTTTTTACATTACCTACTCTAGCTCTGATAGGGGTCACCAAGACTCCATCACTgcaccctccaattccactgtcatctctgagctgagacctgggagagagtacaccttcacagtcaccacagagctggagaatgggacccagagcaAGCCAGTTTCAACAGCTGTCTGCACAAGTAAGGATACGTTCTCTACAACTCAGA AACCACCCCCTCCTGGAGAGGTAAAGATAGACTCAGTGGAAAGCGACTCtgtttctctgagctggggcagtcctgACAATATGGAAGGGATCCCACACAGCTTTTACATTACCTACTCTAGCTCTGATAAGAGTCACCAAGACTACATCACTGCACCCTCCAATTCCACTATCATCTCTGagctgagacctgggagagagtacaccttcacagtcaccacagagcaggagaatgggacccagagcaCGCCAGTTTCAACAGCTGTTTGCACaa AACCGTCTCCTCCTGGAGTGATAAAGTTAGACTCAGTGGGAAGTGACTCtgtttctctgagctggggcagtcCAGAAAATATGGATGGGATCCCACACAGCTTTTACATTACCTACTCTAGCTCTGATAGGAGTCACCAAGACTACATCACTgcaccctccaattccactgtTATCTCTGagctgagacctgggagagagtacaccttcacagtcaccacagtgctggagaatgggacccagagcaTGCCTGTTTCAACAGCTGTTTGCACaa AACCACCCCCTCCTGGAGAGATAAAGTTAGACTCAGTCAGAAGTGACTCtgtttctctgagctggggcagtcctgACAATATGGAAGGGATCCCACACAGCTTTTACATTACCTACTCTAGCTCTGATAAGAGTCACCAAGACTACATCACTGCACCCTCCAATTCCACTATCATCTCTGagctgagacctgggagagagtacaCCTTCACCGTCACCACAGAGCAGgagaatgggacccagagcaCGCCAGTTTCAACAGCTGTTTGCACaa AACCGTCTCCTCCTGGAGTGATAAAGTTAGACTCAGTGGGAAGTGACTCtgtttctctgagctggggcagtcCAGAAAATATGGATGGGATTCCACACAGCTTTTACATTACCTACTCTAGCTCTGATAGGAGTCACCAAGACTACATCACTGCACCTTCCAATTCCACTGTTATCTCTGagctgagacctgggagagagtacaccttcacagtcaccacagtgctggagaatgggacccagagcaTGCCTGTTTCAACAGCTGTTTGCACaa AACCGTCTCCTCCTGGAGAGATAAAGTTAGACTCAGTCAGAAGTGACTCTGTTTCTCTGAGCTGGGAGAGTCCAGAAAATATGGATGGGATCCCACATAGTTTTCACATTACCTACTCTAGGTCTGATGAGAGTCAGCAAGACTCCATCACTgcaccctccaattccactgtcatctctaaactgagacctgggagagagtacaccttcacagtcaccacagagcTGGAGAATGGGATCCTGAGCTTGCCTGTTTCAACATATGTCTGCACAA AACCACCCCCTCCTGGAAAGGTAAAGATAGACTCAGTGGAAAGCGACTCtgtttctctgagctggggcagtcctgACAATATGGAAGGAATCCCACACAGCTTTTACATAACCTACTCTAGCTCTGATGAGAGTCACCAAGACTACATCACTGCACCCTCCAATTCCACTATCATCTCTGagctgagacctgggagagaatacaccttcacagtcaccacagagctggagaatgggacccagagcaTGCCTGTGTCAGCAGCTGTTTACACaa AACCGTCTCCTCCTGGAGAGATAAAGATAGACTCAATGGGAAGTGACTCTGCTTCTCTAAGGTGGGACAGTCCTGAAAATATGGATGGGATCCCACACAGCTTTTACATTACCTACTCTAGCTCTGATGAGAGTCACCAAGACTCCATTACTGCACCCTCCAAGTCCACTGTCAACCCTAAGAtgagacctgggagagagtacaCCTTCACAGTCCCCATAGAGCTGgagaatgggacccagagcaTGCCAGTTTCAACAGCTGTCTGGACAA AACCACCCCCTCCTGGAGagataaagatagactcagtggAAAGCGACTCTGTTTCTCTGAGCTGGGACAATCCTGACAATATGGATGGGATCCCACACAGCTTTTACATTACCTACTCTAGCTCTGATGAGAGTCACCAAGACTACATCACTgcaccctccaattccactgtTATCTCTGagctgagacctgggagagagtacaccttcacagtcaccacagagctggagaatgggacccagagcaTGCCTGTTTCAACAGCTGTCTGCACaa ATCCGTCTCCTCCTGGAGAGATAAAGACAGACTCAGTGGAAATGGATTCTCtttctctgagctggggcagtcctgACAATATGGATGGGATCCCACACAGCTTTCACATTACCTACTCTAGCTCTGATAGGAGTCACCAAGACTCCATCACTgcaccctccaattccactgtcatctctaagctgagacctgggagagagtacaccttcacagtcaccacagtgctggagaatgggacccagagcaTGCCTGCTTCAACAGCTGTCTGCACaa AACCGTCTCCTCCTGGAGagataaagatagactcagtggGAAGCGACTCTGTTTCTCTGAACTGGGACAGTCCTGACAATATGGATGGGATCCCACACAGTTTTTACATTACCCACTCTAGCTCTGATGAGAGTCAGCAAGACTCCATCACTgcaccctccaattccactgtcatctctaagctgagacctgggagagagtacaccttcacagtcaccacagtgctggagaatgggacccagagcaTGCCTGTTTCAACAGCTGTCTGTACAAGGAAGGATACGTTCTCTACAACTCAAA AACCACCCCCTCCTGGAGagataaagatagactcagtggaaagcgactctgtttctctgagctggggcagtcctgACAATATGGATGAGATCCCACACACCTTTTACATTACCTACTCTAGCTCTGATGAGAGTCACCAAGACTCCATCACTGCACCCTCTaattccactgtcatctctaagctgagacctgggagagagtacaccttcacagtcaccacagaactggagaatgggacccagagcaTGCCTGTTTCAACAGCTGTTTGCACaa aACCACCTCCACCTGTAGATATAAAGATAGAGTCAGTGGGAAGTGACTCTGTTTTTCTGAGCTGGGACAGTCCTCACATTATGGATGGGATCCCACACAGCTTTTATATGATCTACTCTATCTCTGACAGGAGTCACCAAGACTCCATCACTgcaccctccaattccactgCCATGCTGAGACCTGGGACAGAGTACACCTTCACAATCACCACAGAGCTGGAGAATGGGATCCAGAGCATGCCAACAGTTATCTACATAA TCATCTCTAagctgagacctgggagagagtacaccttcacagtcaccacagagctggagaatgggacccagagcaTGCCTGTTTCAACAGCTGTCTGCACAA AACCAGCCCCTCCTGGAGagataaagatagactcagtggaaagcgactctgtttctctgagctggggcagtcctgACAATATGGATGAGATCCCACACACCTTTTACATTACCTACTCTAGCTCTGATGAGAGTCACCAAGACTACATCACTgcaccctccaattccactgtcatctctaagctgagacctgggagagagtacaccttcacagtcaccacagagcTGGAGAATGGGATCCAGAGCTTGCCTGTTTCAACATATGTCTGCACAA AGCCATCTACTGGAGagataaagatagactcagtAGGAAGCGACTCTGTTTCTCTGAGCTGGGACAGTCCTGACAATATCAATATAGATGGGATCCCACATAGTTTTTACATTACCTACTCTAGCTCTGACAGTAGTCACCAAGACTCCATCACTgcaccctccaattccactgtcatctctaagctgagacctgggagagagtacaccttcacagtcaccacagagctggagaatgggacccagagcaTGCCTGTTTCAACAGCTGTCTGCACAAGTAAGGATACGTTCTCTACAACTCAGA AACCACCCCCTCCTGGAGAGGTAAAGATAGACTCATTGGAAAGCGACTCtgtttctctgagctggggcagtcctgACAATATGGATGGGATCCCACACAGCTTTTACATTACCTACTCTAGCTCTGATAAGAGTCACCAAGACTCCATTACTgcaccctccaattccactgtcatctctaagctgagacctgggagagagtacaccttcacagtcaccacagagctggagaatgggacccagagcaTGCCTGTTTCAACAGCTGTCTGCACaa ATCCGTCTCCTCCTGGAGAGATAAAGACAGACTCAGTGGAAATGGATTCTCTTTCTCTGAGCTGGGACAGTCCTGAAAATATGGGTGGGATCCCACACAGCTTTTACATTACCTACTCTAGCTCTGATAGGAGTCACCAAGACTCCATCACTgcaccctccaattccactgtcatctctaagctgagacctgggagagagtacaccttcacagtcaccacagagcTGGAGAATGGGATCCAGAGCATGCCTGTTTCAACAGCTGTCTGCACAA AACCTCTCCAGGCACAGTGCTGCggagtaaaaacaaaacactacatttGCTGTATGTAA